One segment of Paraburkholderia sp. PREW-6R DNA contains the following:
- a CDS encoding glutathione S-transferase family protein, which translates to MANTTLTISSKNYSSWSLRGWLLARFSGLPFEEIVVSIDDPAARAELLLLSPSILVPCLVHDGIKVWDTLAIAEYLNELRPEAALLPNDVRARAHCRSICGEMHSGFGSLRSALPMNLKAHFPGFKVWARAQSDIERIVTIWGECLKQYGGPFLFGERTAADAMYAPVVTRFVTYDVKLDPEIVDYGQQIMGLPEMQEWIAGAQQEVEEIDELDAEF; encoded by the coding sequence ATGGCGAATACCACGCTCACTATCAGCAGCAAGAATTATTCGTCCTGGTCGCTGCGCGGCTGGCTGCTTGCCCGGTTCAGCGGACTGCCTTTCGAAGAGATCGTGGTGTCGATCGACGACCCTGCGGCCCGTGCCGAACTGCTGTTGCTGTCGCCATCGATTCTGGTGCCCTGCCTCGTTCACGACGGCATCAAGGTCTGGGACACGCTCGCCATCGCCGAATATCTGAACGAACTCCGACCGGAAGCGGCGTTGTTGCCCAACGACGTTCGCGCACGCGCGCATTGCCGTTCGATCTGCGGCGAGATGCACTCGGGCTTCGGTTCGTTACGCTCGGCGCTGCCAATGAATCTGAAGGCGCATTTCCCGGGCTTCAAGGTGTGGGCGCGCGCGCAGTCCGATATTGAGCGGATCGTCACGATCTGGGGCGAATGCCTGAAACAGTATGGAGGACCGTTTCTGTTCGGCGAGCGCACCGCGGCGGACGCCATGTATGCGCCGGTGGTGACCCGCTTCGTGACGTACGACGTGAAGCTCGATCCGGAGATCGTCGATTACGGCCAGCAGATCATGGGCTTGCCGGAAATGCAGGAGTGGATTGCGGGCGCGCAACAGGAAGTGGAAGAGATCGACGAACTCGACGCAGAATTCTGA
- the phaZ gene encoding polyhydroxyalkanoate depolymerase, with the protein MNLFAYPTYEAFAAAMLPMRHSAALMTHALDAWPAFGESAQGRSLRAGCELLTLAGLTSVRPPFDIDRVTAEGRQVRIVEEIAAHTPFCSLVHFRKDTHLSHTQPRVLVIAPMSGHFATLLRGTVRTMLADHDVYITDWHNPRDVPLSHGRFGFTEFVQHVIQFTETIGPATHLVAVCQPTVAALAAVATMAADDHPAQPASMTLMAGPIDTRINPTRVNALAKGKPLEWFERNLISAVPFGFAGAQRRVYPGFVQLTAFMAMNLNRHLDSFETMYYERAKGDPAKADTIHRFYEEYFATMDLTADFYLETVDTVFQRHALPLHELEVEGRLVEPSKIRRTALLTVEGEKDDICAVGQTLAAQDLCDKLRPYLKTHHVQTGVGHYGVFNGHRWERHIYPRVRAVIYDNEPRAVLLSSSARTIQPVPAAKAAEVSAAAPVAAAVVDMEVSADGAANTNAAEDGREIEP; encoded by the coding sequence ATGAACCTGTTCGCATATCCTACCTACGAGGCTTTCGCTGCTGCGATGCTGCCGATGCGGCACAGCGCGGCACTGATGACCCATGCGCTCGACGCGTGGCCAGCGTTCGGCGAATCTGCGCAAGGGCGCTCGCTTCGCGCTGGTTGCGAACTCCTGACACTCGCCGGGCTGACTTCCGTGCGGCCGCCGTTTGACATCGACCGTGTGACGGCGGAAGGCCGGCAGGTTCGCATCGTCGAGGAAATCGCCGCGCACACCCCATTCTGTTCGCTGGTCCATTTCCGTAAGGACACCCATCTTTCGCATACGCAGCCACGCGTTCTGGTGATTGCGCCCATGTCCGGGCACTTTGCCACGCTGTTGCGCGGCACGGTGCGCACGATGCTCGCCGACCACGACGTCTACATCACCGACTGGCACAACCCGCGCGACGTGCCGTTAAGCCACGGCCGCTTTGGCTTCACCGAATTCGTGCAGCACGTGATCCAGTTCACGGAGACGATCGGACCCGCCACCCATCTGGTGGCGGTATGTCAGCCGACCGTCGCGGCGCTGGCCGCGGTCGCCACGATGGCCGCCGACGACCACCCCGCGCAACCCGCGAGCATGACTTTGATGGCGGGCCCGATCGATACGCGGATCAATCCGACACGCGTGAACGCGCTCGCGAAGGGCAAGCCGCTGGAATGGTTCGAACGCAATCTGATCAGCGCCGTGCCGTTCGGCTTTGCGGGCGCGCAGCGGCGCGTGTATCCCGGCTTCGTGCAATTGACCGCTTTCATGGCGATGAATCTGAACCGTCACCTCGATTCGTTCGAGACCATGTACTACGAGCGCGCCAAGGGCGATCCGGCCAAAGCTGACACGATTCACCGGTTTTACGAAGAATATTTCGCGACGATGGATCTTACGGCCGATTTCTATCTGGAAACCGTGGACACGGTTTTTCAGCGGCATGCGCTGCCGCTGCATGAACTCGAGGTGGAGGGGCGTCTCGTCGAGCCCTCGAAAATTCGCCGCACCGCCCTGCTTACCGTAGAAGGCGAAAAGGACGATATCTGCGCCGTCGGTCAGACGCTCGCCGCACAGGATCTGTGCGACAAACTTCGGCCCTATCTGAAGACGCATCATGTGCAGACCGGCGTGGGGCACTACGGCGTTTTCAACGGGCACCGCTGGGAGCGGCATATCTACCCGCGCGTGCGCGCTGTGATTTACGACAATGAACCGCGCGCGGTGCTGCTCAGTTCAAGCGCGCGGACCATTCAACCCGTACCGGCTGCAAAGGCGGCTGAAGTGAGTGCGGCTGCGCCGGTGGCGGCAGCCGTGGTGGATATGGAAGTCAGCGCTGACGGTGCAGCCAATACCAATGCAGCGGAAGACGGACGGGAGATTGAGCCTTAA
- a CDS encoding cupin domain-containing protein → MSTEFATQFSHVRPQDTSYVDQGLRDFFLYRDLGIAQATGGKVLAQLVKANHAPEQGTGWHRHEADFHIVIMLKGWARFMYGDKETLVAAGDCVHQAPGIVHYLFDYSEDMEYIEIVSPADFKSIEVEGPCDVPSVTPWKSVAA, encoded by the coding sequence ATGTCCACCGAATTCGCCACGCAATTCAGCCACGTCCGCCCGCAAGACACGTCCTACGTGGATCAGGGGTTACGCGACTTTTTTCTCTACCGCGATCTGGGCATTGCGCAGGCGACCGGCGGCAAGGTGCTCGCGCAACTCGTGAAGGCGAATCACGCACCAGAGCAAGGCACCGGATGGCACCGTCATGAGGCCGACTTTCATATTGTGATCATGTTGAAGGGCTGGGCGCGCTTCATGTACGGCGACAAGGAAACGCTGGTCGCGGCCGGGGATTGCGTTCACCAGGCACCGGGCATCGTTCATTATCTGTTCGACTACTCGGAAGATATGGAGTACATCGAAATAGTGTCCCCGGCGGATTTTAAATCGATAGAGGTGGAAGGGCCGTGCGACGTGCCCAGTGTCACGCCCTGGAAGAGCGTTGCGGCCTAG
- a CDS encoding flavin reductase family protein produces MSHYFYDPAIGHGLPHDPFKAIVAPRLIGWISSRAADGTLNLAPYSFFGAFATFPAIIGFSSEGRKDSISNIEATGEFVWNLSSKPLAEQMNRSSAPVGPHVDEFELAGLTPAPGRNVAVPHVAESPAALECKLLQVIRLHSLDGKPMDNYLSLGQVVGVHINEAYLKDGLFDTHAAQPVMRAGYRADYAQIGDMFQMFRPTS; encoded by the coding sequence ATGTCCCACTACTTCTACGATCCCGCCATTGGCCACGGCCTCCCGCACGATCCGTTCAAGGCGATCGTCGCGCCACGGCTGATCGGCTGGATTTCTTCGCGCGCCGCCGACGGCACGCTGAACCTGGCGCCCTACAGTTTTTTCGGCGCGTTCGCCACCTTTCCGGCAATCATCGGCTTTAGCAGCGAGGGCCGCAAAGACAGCATCTCGAACATCGAAGCCACCGGCGAATTCGTGTGGAATCTCTCCAGCAAGCCGCTCGCGGAACAGATGAACCGCTCGTCGGCGCCAGTCGGGCCGCACGTCGACGAATTCGAACTTGCCGGATTGACCCCTGCGCCAGGCCGCAACGTAGCCGTGCCGCATGTAGCGGAATCGCCGGCCGCGCTCGAATGCAAGCTGCTGCAGGTCATACGCCTTCATTCGCTGGACGGCAAGCCAATGGACAATTACCTGTCGCTCGGCCAGGTGGTGGGCGTGCATATCAACGAGGCGTATTTAAAGGACGGTCTGTTCGACACGCACGCCGCGCAGCCAGTCATGCGCGCGGGCTATCGGGCCGACTACGCGCAGATCGGCGACATGTTCCAGATGTTCCGGCCGACATCCTGA
- a CDS encoding 3-hydroxyacyl-CoA dehydrogenase family protein, translating to MGVGIATQSALHGHRTIVHDVDPARLASVAPKAEAVLDELIDAGRIDAAAKQAALACIETHAQLDVMASAQLVIEAIPEVLDLKHRLYASLTGLLADDAILASNTSGFPPDQLAVPLRARERFLIAHFWNPPHMIPLVEVVPGTATAPQVTQQTAALMSAIGMEPVVLEKAIPGFIGNRLQFAVLREALNIVRSKAATPDEVDRVMKASLGRRWGIVGPFEGADMGGLDTFLDIASHLMPELAKDEDVLQLLREQVQAGRVGVRSGAGFYDWDDAHLARVKEGRKRVISRG from the coding sequence ATGGGCGTGGGCATTGCAACGCAAAGCGCGTTGCATGGGCACAGGACGATCGTTCACGACGTCGATCCCGCGCGGCTCGCAAGCGTCGCGCCGAAAGCCGAAGCGGTGCTCGATGAATTGATCGACGCCGGTCGCATCGACGCGGCCGCGAAACAGGCAGCGCTCGCGTGCATCGAAACGCACGCGCAGCTCGACGTGATGGCGTCCGCGCAACTCGTCATCGAGGCAATTCCCGAAGTGCTCGACCTGAAGCACCGCCTGTACGCTTCGCTGACCGGGTTGCTGGCCGATGACGCCATTCTCGCGAGCAACACCAGCGGCTTTCCGCCTGACCAACTGGCCGTGCCGTTGCGTGCCAGGGAGCGCTTTCTCATCGCGCATTTCTGGAATCCGCCGCACATGATTCCGCTTGTCGAAGTCGTGCCGGGCACCGCCACCGCGCCGCAAGTGACCCAGCAAACCGCCGCGCTGATGAGCGCGATCGGCATGGAGCCGGTGGTGCTGGAAAAAGCGATTCCGGGCTTCATCGGCAATCGGCTGCAATTCGCGGTGCTGCGCGAGGCGCTCAACATCGTGCGTTCGAAAGCTGCGACGCCTGACGAGGTCGATCGGGTGATGAAAGCGTCGCTCGGACGCCGGTGGGGCATCGTTGGCCCGTTCGAAGGCGCGGACATGGGCGGGCTCGATACGTTTCTCGACATCGCCTCGCACCTGATGCCCGAACTGGCAAAAGACGAAGACGTGCTGCAATTGCTGCGTGAGCAGGTGCAAGCCGGCCGGGTCGGCGTGCGAAGCGGCGCAGGATTTTACGATTGGGACGACGCGCACCTGGCGCGCGTCAAGGAAGGCCGCAAGCGCGTGATCAGCCGCGGGTGA
- a CDS encoding MgtC/SapB family protein has translation MLGNLELVSRLFIAAALGSVIGFERERLSWAAGLRTHMLVCVGSALIMIVSAYGFAEVLTTDHVVLDPSRMAAQVVSGIGFLGAGSILLRGEIVRGLTTAASLWSVAAIGLAVGGGLYTASIAATLIILVILAGIKPLERRFIKVKQRRQMTMIVERGTLTFHSLHEELGAASPRVKQFVMQQSDDAPECDEVLITLHRVSTPEYAAICSRLRQLPGVKEFRDDDATS, from the coding sequence ATGTTGGGAAATCTGGAACTCGTTTCCCGCCTGTTCATTGCAGCGGCGCTGGGCAGCGTGATTGGCTTCGAGCGCGAACGGCTTTCATGGGCCGCGGGCTTGCGCACGCACATGCTCGTCTGCGTGGGCTCGGCGCTCATCATGATCGTCTCGGCCTATGGCTTCGCCGAAGTGCTGACCACCGACCACGTCGTGCTCGATCCGTCGCGGATGGCCGCCCAGGTCGTGTCGGGCATCGGGTTCCTTGGTGCGGGCTCCATTCTGCTGCGCGGCGAGATCGTGCGCGGATTGACCACGGCGGCGAGCTTGTGGTCGGTCGCCGCGATCGGGCTGGCGGTTGGCGGAGGACTGTACACGGCGTCGATCGCGGCGACCCTCATCATTCTGGTCATCCTCGCCGGCATCAAGCCGCTCGAGCGACGCTTCATCAAGGTCAAACAGCGGCGTCAGATGACGATGATCGTCGAGCGCGGCACGCTGACATTTCATTCGCTGCACGAAGAACTCGGCGCCGCGAGCCCACGCGTCAAACAGTTCGTGATGCAGCAAAGTGACGACGCGCCCGAGTGCGACGAGGTGCTGATCACGCTGCACCGCGTATCGACGCCTGAATACGCGGCGATCTGCTCGCGTCTGCGCCAACTGCCTGGCGTAAAGGAGTTTCGCGACGACGATGCGACGAGCTGA
- a CDS encoding AGE family epimerase/isomerase: MQSTKPSATSTIALADALREQFAGVVLPMWRGAGFNTSLNLPYEAVSADAHRPLPAVRYRAMACARQLFVFSQAGEAAHAQTLFDSLVHTFHDTRHGGWFYSVDAQGAPLDTTKDLYTHAFVVFACAEFGRRSGNRHALETVHRTSALIESKFAADGDLFNAALSADFASVTGTPIQNPLMHLTEAWLAARAATRDNAFDAALRRLAGAIAAHFVHVPTGCVAELPVGARDNLLEPGHQFEWYWLVKQAPELFEAYGLNDALERAFSFAQRHGVDAETGGVCASLDENGAIRDATQRIWAQTEYLRALASHGDAASRDALPRQIALFRQRFLRPEGWFECKTPAGEVARADMPSTTPYHLATAYDALPR, encoded by the coding sequence ATGCAGAGCACGAAACCTTCCGCCACTTCCACGATCGCGCTTGCCGACGCACTGCGAGAACAATTTGCGGGCGTCGTGTTGCCTATGTGGCGCGGAGCAGGTTTCAACACCTCGCTGAACCTGCCGTACGAAGCGGTCAGCGCTGACGCTCACCGCCCGCTGCCTGCGGTGCGCTATCGGGCGATGGCCTGCGCACGTCAGTTATTCGTGTTCTCGCAGGCGGGCGAAGCCGCTCACGCACAAACGCTATTCGACTCGCTGGTGCATACCTTTCATGACACGCGTCATGGAGGATGGTTCTACAGCGTGGATGCGCAAGGCGCGCCCCTCGACACGACGAAAGATCTCTACACCCATGCGTTCGTGGTCTTCGCGTGCGCGGAATTCGGCCGACGCTCGGGCAATCGTCACGCGCTCGAAACCGTGCATCGCACTTCTGCGTTGATCGAGTCTAAGTTCGCGGCAGACGGCGACCTGTTCAACGCCGCGCTGAGCGCGGACTTCGCCAGTGTTACCGGCACGCCGATCCAGAATCCGCTGATGCATCTCACCGAAGCCTGGCTGGCCGCGCGCGCCGCCACGCGTGACAACGCGTTCGACGCCGCATTGCGCCGCCTCGCGGGCGCAATCGCAGCGCATTTCGTGCATGTGCCGACGGGTTGCGTTGCCGAATTGCCGGTTGGCGCGCGCGACAACCTCCTCGAACCTGGACATCAGTTCGAGTGGTACTGGCTGGTGAAGCAGGCGCCCGAACTGTTCGAGGCCTACGGTCTCAACGACGCGCTGGAGCGCGCGTTCAGCTTCGCGCAGCGCCACGGCGTGGACGCAGAAACGGGCGGCGTGTGCGCATCGCTCGATGAAAACGGCGCGATCAGAGACGCCACCCAGCGCATCTGGGCGCAGACGGAGTATTTGCGGGCATTGGCCAGCCACGGCGACGCCGCCTCGCGCGATGCCTTGCCGCGACAGATTGCGCTTTTCCGGCAACGTTTTTTGCGTCCCGAGGGCTGGTTCGAATGCAAGACACCGGCAGGTGAAGTGGCTCGCGCCGATATGCCCTCCACTACGCCGTACCACCTCGCCACCGCCTACGACGCGCTGCCGCGCTGA
- a CDS encoding HNH endonuclease signature motif containing protein, with protein sequence MAKKIVEPWYRPPPADEICPLCGRPIPPSQRDLHHWIPRTKGGKEVAPLHRICHRQIHALFSEAELAQRFSTVEALLTDEAVRTFVRWVRTKPADFYERTRRSARKG encoded by the coding sequence ATGGCTAAAAAGATCGTAGAGCCCTGGTATCGTCCGCCGCCCGCCGACGAAATCTGCCCACTGTGTGGGCGGCCAATCCCTCCGAGCCAGCGCGATCTGCACCATTGGATACCCAGGACGAAAGGCGGCAAAGAGGTCGCGCCCCTGCACCGGATCTGCCATCGGCAGATTCATGCGCTGTTTTCAGAGGCGGAACTGGCGCAGCGCTTTTCGACAGTCGAGGCGCTGCTTACCGACGAGGCCGTGCGAACGTTCGTTCGCTGGGTTCGTACCAAGCCAGCCGATTTCTACGAACGCACGCGCCGCAGCGCCAGAAAAGGGTGA
- a CDS encoding cold-shock protein, producing the protein MATGTVKWFNDAKGFGFITPDDGGEDLFAHFSEVQGSGFKSLQENQKVSFEVKQGPKGKQAANITPA; encoded by the coding sequence ATGGCAACAGGTACTGTGAAGTGGTTTAACGATGCAAAGGGCTTTGGCTTCATCACGCCGGACGACGGCGGCGAAGACCTGTTCGCGCACTTTTCTGAAGTTCAAGGCAGCGGCTTCAAGTCCCTGCAGGAAAACCAGAAAGTGTCGTTCGAAGTGAAGCAGGGCCCCAAGGGCAAGCAAGCTGCGAACATCACGCCGGCTTAA
- a CDS encoding methyl-accepting chemotaxis protein, with protein MFSKIKVASGLLCVLVAFCVFQVVTVGLGFWSLTRTHDDVGDLSNIALKQVDAVNETTQHLMDARINLSRAGTRMVRGGAEPADIVQHAREQITAADQSFAAFMNAQKTSDENNARANALAERYKKLHDALAELAQYLDANNIQAFLDQPTQSLQDAYLGESRNFVQFGDAASRASLDSIDARMSAFRAVSVAILVVLIAGTVGVYAALRRGVVAPLEEVGRHFDRIAQGRLDQPITDRGTNEIGRLFSGLAKMQASVARTVKTVRESADSIHLGANEIATGNADLSARTENQAASLEETASSMEELTATVRQNAEHAREANALAETALNATSRGSEVVNEVVEKMRGIAQSSDKIAEIISVIDGIAFQTNILALNAAVEAARAGEQGRGFAVVAGEVRGLAQRSAQSAKEIKTLISESVAEIQGGSTLVEHAGEAMSNVSASISRVTQMMAEISASSLEQSTGIEQVNQAVVQMDEMTQQNAALVEEAAAAASSLHQQTQQLKQAVSVFEISESVLRAQHFDEMPAHHPDFALAEMRAV; from the coding sequence ATGTTCAGCAAGATCAAGGTCGCATCTGGCCTGTTGTGTGTTCTGGTCGCGTTTTGCGTTTTTCAGGTCGTCACGGTGGGCTTGGGGTTCTGGTCGCTCACGCGTACACATGACGACGTCGGCGATCTGTCGAATATTGCGTTGAAGCAGGTGGACGCGGTCAACGAAACGACCCAGCATCTGATGGATGCACGCATCAACCTCTCGCGCGCCGGTACGCGCATGGTGCGCGGCGGCGCGGAGCCAGCGGACATCGTTCAGCATGCGCGTGAACAGATCACGGCGGCCGATCAATCGTTCGCTGCGTTCATGAATGCGCAGAAGACCAGCGACGAAAACAACGCCCGCGCCAATGCATTGGCCGAGCGTTACAAGAAGCTGCACGACGCGCTCGCCGAACTCGCGCAGTACCTCGACGCGAACAACATTCAGGCGTTCCTCGATCAGCCGACCCAATCGTTGCAGGACGCTTACCTCGGCGAGTCGCGCAACTTCGTGCAATTTGGCGACGCCGCAAGCCGCGCGTCGCTCGATTCGATCGACGCCCGCATGAGCGCATTCCGCGCGGTCAGCGTCGCTATTCTGGTGGTGCTGATTGCGGGCACGGTCGGCGTGTACGCTGCGCTTCGCCGTGGCGTCGTGGCGCCGCTGGAGGAGGTCGGACGTCATTTCGACCGCATCGCTCAGGGCCGCCTCGACCAGCCGATCACCGATCGTGGCACGAACGAAATTGGCCGCCTGTTCTCAGGACTCGCGAAAATGCAGGCGAGCGTCGCGCGCACCGTGAAAACCGTGCGCGAATCCGCCGACTCGATTCACCTCGGCGCGAACGAGATTGCGACCGGCAACGCCGATCTGTCGGCGCGTACGGAGAATCAGGCGGCGTCGCTCGAAGAAACCGCGTCGAGCATGGAAGAACTGACCGCGACCGTGCGGCAGAACGCCGAGCATGCGCGCGAGGCCAACGCACTTGCCGAGACTGCGCTCAACGCAACGTCGCGCGGCAGCGAAGTGGTCAACGAGGTGGTGGAGAAGATGCGTGGCATTGCGCAAAGCTCGGACAAGATCGCCGAAATCATTTCGGTCATCGACGGCATTGCATTCCAGACCAATATTCTCGCGCTGAACGCGGCAGTGGAAGCGGCTCGGGCGGGCGAGCAGGGCCGCGGCTTCGCCGTGGTGGCAGGCGAAGTGCGCGGCCTCGCGCAACGCAGCGCGCAGTCGGCGAAGGAGATCAAGACGCTGATCAGCGAATCGGTCGCCGAGATTCAGGGCGGCTCGACGCTCGTCGAGCATGCAGGCGAAGCGATGAGCAACGTGTCCGCTTCCATCTCACGCGTGACGCAGATGATGGCCGAGATCAGTGCGTCGTCGCTGGAGCAGAGCACGGGCATCGAGCAGGTCAATCAGGCAGTCGTTCAGATGGACGAGATGACGCAACAGAACGCTGCACTCGTCGAGGAAGCTGCCGCAGCGGCTTCTTCGCTGCATCAGCAGACGCAGCAATTGAAGCAGGCAGTTTCTGTGTTCGAAATTTCGGAATCTGTGTTGCGCGCGCAACATTTTGACGAAATGCCGGCGCACCACCCGGATTTCGCGCTGGCGGAAATGCGCGCCGTTTAA
- a CDS encoding PaaI family thioesterase, with the protein MTDLLDRARGALHAQPFSMLLGAELMHTGTHELTLSLPIRDDLRQQHGFVHGGVISYLVDNALTFAGALSLGPKVVTGEYKINYLRPAINGTLIARAKVVYAGRHQATCQCNVYVMDGDREKLVAVAQGTVNRIGDTGAHEPAG; encoded by the coding sequence ATGACCGACCTTCTCGACCGGGCTCGCGGCGCATTGCATGCCCAGCCATTCAGCATGCTGCTAGGCGCCGAGTTGATGCACACGGGCACCCATGAACTGACGCTCAGCCTGCCGATTCGCGACGACCTGCGGCAACAGCATGGCTTCGTGCATGGCGGCGTCATCAGCTATCTCGTGGACAACGCGCTGACGTTCGCGGGCGCGCTCTCGCTGGGTCCGAAGGTCGTGACGGGCGAGTACAAGATCAACTACTTGCGCCCGGCGATAAACGGCACGCTGATCGCGCGTGCGAAAGTGGTGTACGCAGGGCGCCATCAGGCGACCTGCCAGTGCAACGTGTATGTGATGGATGGCGACCGTGAAAAGCTGGTAGCCGTGGCGCAAGGCACGGTGAACCGAATCGGCGACACCGGCGCGCACGAGCCGGCGGGCTGA
- a CDS encoding ureidoglycolate lyase, with amino-acid sequence MKLLRYGPKGQEKPGLLDAQGKIRDLSGVIDDIDGAALTDAGLARLRALDPASLPVVEGNPRMGPCVGKIGKFICIGLNYADHAAESNLPVPTEPVIFNKWTSAIIGPNDDIEIPRGSKKTDWEVELGVVIGKPAKYVDEANALDYVAGYCVINDVSEREWQIERGGTWDKGKGFDTFGPIGPWVVTRDEVADPQNLSLWLEVDGHRYQNGSTKTMVFGVAKLVSYVSQCMSLQPGDVISTGTPPGVGMGVKPEAVYLKPGQTVRLGIEGLGEQTQKTYAAE; translated from the coding sequence ATGAAACTGCTTCGTTATGGCCCGAAGGGCCAGGAAAAGCCAGGTTTGCTCGACGCGCAAGGCAAGATTCGCGATCTGTCTGGCGTGATCGACGATATCGACGGCGCCGCGCTGACCGATGCGGGCCTCGCCAGACTGCGCGCGCTCGACCCGGCCTCGCTGCCGGTCGTGGAAGGCAATCCGCGCATGGGACCGTGTGTGGGCAAGATCGGCAAGTTCATCTGTATCGGCCTGAACTACGCGGACCACGCGGCGGAATCGAACCTGCCGGTGCCGACCGAACCGGTCATCTTCAACAAGTGGACGAGCGCGATCATCGGCCCGAATGACGACATCGAAATTCCGCGTGGTTCGAAGAAGACCGACTGGGAAGTGGAACTGGGCGTCGTGATCGGCAAGCCTGCCAAGTACGTGGACGAAGCCAACGCGCTCGATTACGTCGCCGGCTATTGCGTGATCAACGACGTCTCGGAACGCGAATGGCAGATTGAGCGCGGCGGTACGTGGGACAAGGGCAAGGGCTTCGACACGTTCGGCCCGATCGGCCCGTGGGTGGTCACGCGCGACGAAGTGGCCGATCCGCAGAATCTGAGCCTGTGGCTCGAAGTGGACGGCCACCGTTATCAGAACGGCAGCACGAAGACGATGGTGTTCGGCGTCGCGAAGCTGGTCTCCTATGTATCGCAGTGCATGAGCCTGCAACCGGGCGACGTGATCTCGACCGGCACGCCGCCGGGCGTGGGCATGGGCGTGAAGCCGGAAGCGGTCTATCTGAAACCGGGGCAGACGGTGCGCCTCGGCATCGAAGGCCTCGGCGAGCAGACGCAGAAAACTTACGCGGCAGAATAA